The Colletes latitarsis isolate SP2378_abdomen chromosome 14, iyColLati1, whole genome shotgun sequence genome has a segment encoding these proteins:
- the LOC143350376 gene encoding armadillo repeat-containing protein 7-like has product MFTSKEKLIKRTGKNAIGRYDFLKLLVTEFKTTKSKEAREQVLANLANFSYDPINYGYIRQLKIIDLFLHTLSEDNIKLVRFAAGGICNLCTDPINKLYILRNHGIQLLTSLLCLQDEDTILSVITSLIFLITPESKSQITVETFETISDFVKHENNRIQNLATVFLNNHCKANVEDQSTKNI; this is encoded by the exons AAAAATGCTATTGGCCGTTATGATTTTTTGAAACTTCTAGTTACAGAATTTAAAACTACCAAATCGAAAG AAGCGAGAGAGCAGGTATTAGCAAACCTTGCTAATTTTTCTTATGATCCTATTAACTACGGATATATAAGACAACTTAAAATAATTGATTTGTTCCTTCATACATTATCAGAAGATAATATAAAGTTGGTACGGTTTGCAGCAGGAGGTATTTGTAATCTATGCACTG atcCAATAAATAAGTTGTATATTTTACGTAATCACGGCATTCAATTATTGACATCTCTGCTTTGCTTACAAGACGAAGATACCATACTTTCTGTGATTAccagtttaatatttttaatcacACCTGAATCTAAAAGTCAAATAACGGTTGAAACATTTGAAACAATTTCTGATTTTGTAAAGCATGAAAATAATCGTATACAAAATTTAGCAACAGTATTTTTAAACAACCATTGCAAAGCAAATGTTGAAGATCAGAgtacaaaaaatatataa